GATAGGAAGGAAGATATACTATTCATTTTgcaattataatataaaaaagaaacagactcaccTGCAAGTTTTGGGCAGTGGCTAAAAGTCCTATCTTGGGGACACTTTGGAGAAGCGGACTCAGTGCAGAAAGCTCCTCCATCTCTCACCACCTGGGGTTTGGATTATCCTAGCTTCTCTATGACCAAGGGGAATGGGAAAAATACCATCAGGATGGTGTGCTCAGATTCTCATGTTGTGATGCTTGCTTTTGAGTGGGGATAACTGCCTTCATTTAGATTAGGAGAGGCTCCTTGCACTTCTGACCACCCTGGTGAGGGTGTTTGAGAAGgtgtattataaatatgtatactgttggtgggttggcctctgtgtgtgtgtgtgtgtgtgtgtgtgtgtgtgtatttctggaATACATAAGAAACTGTAGCAGTAGTTGCCTCTGGGGACCTGGGGGAAGGAGGTCAGTTGTACCAGGGAGacttagggtttttttaaagagtttatttattcatgagagacatagagtgaggcagagacataggcagagggagaagcaggctccatgcagggagcccgatgtgggactctatcctaggactccaggatcacgccctgggccaaagggaggcccTTGACCACTGAGCCTTAGTTTTAATCAAATACTCTTTATAggatttgagttttattttaggcAAGTGCTACAGAGAACctattcaaaatatgttttaaagaagagagaattaaagagagagagaatgtggtttctttttcttccttttgtcttcctctccccttctccctccccacctcctttgCCACCTTCTTCATTTAGTCAAAACTGTAAATACTGTCCACGAAGAATGGCCTCTTTGCTTAGACCTAGCCTTAGAGTCAACCCAGAAGTGGATGATCTTTCTGGTTGCAAatgaataaggaaactgagtgTCTTATAAAACTCCTGCattgggcagccgggtggctcggtggtttagcgcctgccttcacgcccaggttgtgatcccggggtcatgggattgagtcctgtgtccagctcccggcagggagcctgcttctccctctgcttgtgtctctgcccgccccccccaccgtgtgtgtgtctctcatggataaataaataaaatcttaaaaacaaaaaacctcctgCATCCTCCAAAATCACAGATCTCAAGTTCTGACCTGGTCATGGTGCCAGAGCAGGAATGCTCTGCTCAGGATGACTGAACATCGTCCTTTGAACCCATCCAAGTCTCAGAAGCGTGGGTTCCGTTTCCCTGCACATCTAACTATAGGCAAACCGTGGAAACAGTTCTTCTCACCACACCTGCCAGGAGGGAGCGACTCCTCAGACAAGAACTTGCCACTGCAGAGAGCCCAGGGGGGGCCAGGCGGGGAGTCCCTACCTTGCCTTGCCAGGCAGGAGCCTAACTCTGTGATCCTCCTACCACAAGGACACACACAACAGGTATGTTTTCAGGGGATCCAGTTCTGACCAGCTGTTCAAAGCTGAACAGGCAACGGAAGGGAGAACCTAATGGGGATGGATTGGTGCACATTTATACTGTTAAAGGGGTCAGGTGAATCTTCTACTGATGTGAAAAGATGCCCAAGAGGCGCTAAGAAATGAAAGCAGCTGATTACAAAACCTAATAAAGTCTGGAAGAACTTCACCAAAATTTTTGATAGAGACTTGTTGCAGGGGAATAAGGTTGGACTACTGGCGACTTTTGCATTCTGCGTTATTTccaagttatttttgtttgttttataatgggCATGCATTTCTTAAAGTGtgtactaaattttatttaacagaggCCAAGGGGATAAGAGTGAGCACAATGTAAATGGCTGGGAGGTGTTCTGGAAGCTCCAGGAAATAGCTTTGTCAGCCCCAGAAAGGGTGTGTGTCAGGGACTGGAAGGCCCAAGGACCTTGGGGGAAGAAGAGGCACATACCTAAGGATAAGCCTCCAAAAGAACCTAGAACAATGCTTCTCAAACTCGAATGTGCCACACATCGCCTTGGTTCTTGGAGTTTCTGTCTCACTAGGTCTGGATGGACCCAAGACTCTGGATTTCCAACCAGTGCCCCTGTAAATTCTGGGGCAGCTGGTCCCAGGACGCAGGAGAGAGGCAGCAGGGGGTCGGGAGTCCCCCTGAAGTTCTTGGCTCTCAGGGGCCTGGCATGTGCCATttcagcaaagagggagaattaaaaaaaaaaaaaaaaagactcacataTACATacgggaggggagggagaaagcagaagggagaagaggCTACCAGATGCATGGAAGACGGCGCAAaggcaaaaaggaagagaagcagaacgTGCCCAGCTCCTGTTTTCCGCCACTTTCTCCAAACCCCAGAGGGGGACTGCGCCTGGGCACTGCTGCCGGTGCTCACCCGGAGGAAGGTTCGAGATGCGGGTCCAGGGCGGTGGCCTGTGTGAGGCGTGGGccaggcccgggggtgggggtgggggggcggtgggtGGAGGGTCCCTGCTCCCCGCGTGCCCAGGAGCCGCTCGCAGCTGGGGGCTCGGGCCCGGGAGCCCGGGTTGGGGAGTCCCCCGCGGGCCGCGCGTTCGGGCTGAGCGGGAGCAGGGCTCCGGGCGTCGGAGCGCCCTGCCGGTCCGGGACCCCGCGGCACCTGTcgccccgcgcccctccctccccaagagCGGAGGCCTGGGCCCATCTCCCGCCCCGCACTTCCGAGACGACCTGTGTGCCTGGAGGGGGAGGAGTGTCTGCGCCCTCCTAGGGCCCGGAGTGAGGGGCGCTGTCTGCACCCGGCATTTTTGAACCCGGTTTAATGAGGCGGTTGGGGGGGGATTGTACCCCTGACCTATTGTTTTGTGGTCCTCTGTGCTGTGTGGCAACTCAAATCAAACTCTTCGGGTAACTGTCTTTGCGGCCCTAACTTCGGTTTTTTGAGCTCTCTGGACTTGCCCTGCTCCGCCCGGAGATGCAAAGCAAGTTCCAGCAAAGTGAGGACCCCTCGAGGCGCTCCCTCTGCGGGGAGGGAGCCAGACCCTCGCCCCGGGGTGAACCCCgatgggggcggggagagctGTGGGTGCCGAGGGGCTCATGCAGGGGGACACGTGGGCGAAGGTGGAGGAAGGTGCAGAGCCGCCGAGTGCTCCGGCTCctgcaaaaggaaaaagggagcCGGGGACCGGGAGAAGCCGGCTGGGATCGGGTCAGGACCCGCCCTCGCAGCGGGTCCCGTTAAAGggctgggactggatcctgaggcCCACCGGGCGGGGTCATATTGCCCCATTTTCCCGATGCAGCAAGCCAGGTCATCCAACCCGTGTTTGGGGCTCAGCTGCAACAGGCCCTCGGAGGCGAGACGCTCCGCGCCCTCCACGGGTGCAGCGGCCGGCTGTGCCCCATGTCGTCGGGGCACCGGGCGCCGGGCCCAGTGTGGGGAGCGAACGCACCTCCTGCCTCCCTGTGGTCACGGTGGCCTGAAGACTCTCTCCCGTGCTTCCTCATACCCAGGACCTCAGCCCAGACCGGATCATCGGTTTCTCGGTCCCTTCTGTCCCCGCCACCCTATACCCAAGGGGCCACCCACCAAGGACTGGAACCCGTGCTCCCCAACCTTTTCACCTTGATCCTGCCCACCGGATCTCCCCCGAACGACTCTAGGGGCCTCCCCTTTCTCACACTGTCCCCACCCCCTGTCCCAGCATGCAGACTAATCCAGAGGGAACAGGATCCCAAGAACCCTGACTTCTAATcttccatatgttcatctgtaaaacgggaacAATGCGCCTCCTCCAACACCCGAAGGGCTGTTGCCCAACTGGGGTGAGACAACTGTGAGATGAGATCTATAAAGTTAATTTCCAATCACCCCTCAGTCCTCTCCCAACTTTGTTCCCTGGTGAACCTGAGGGCCCAGGTGGACTTCAGCCGCGTTGATCCTTCAGGGCAGGTGGCAGCTGAGTGCTAGCTCAGTGGAGGTGGGTGATTTAGAGAGAGGAGCTGACAGCGGAGAAGGGGCTATTAGCTCTGGGGCTTCTCTaggggctttttttgtttgtcatTTCCCGTTAGCTATCCCAGCGCATCACCCCACCTTCCAAGCCCCTGGGGATTCCTTCCCGATTCTGCTCCCGGGGTGAGCCTCTGCCGAAAGGTTGGGACCCCTCCATTCTCAGGCCCTCACATTCAAACAACTTGAGTATCGACAGATTAGAGAAACTGCCAAGTGAGGATGTCATTCgactcctccccacaccccctgaAATCTTGCAACAGACACACGCTTAGAGGTCACAGTAGCTTCTAGAAACCATCATTTTAGGAACAAGAATATAAGGCCGAAAGCAGACAACTCAAGACGGCTCAGGCTCTGATGCCCACCGTCATGCTGCCTCCCTGGACCTGCTTCTCTGCTCCCAGGACCTTGAACAGATGCCCACACCTTTCCTGAGGGGCAGTTTCCCAGCCTGCAAATGGGAGTAAGCGAAGTAAATGACCCACCTAGGGTCATGAGAGATTAGATGAGATAATTTCTGCCAAGACCCACTAAGTGTCTGGCACAGCGTAACCGGCCATTGGATAGAAGCCACTACCCTTGTCATTCTAAAGGCTCCCATATTGCGGCAGCCCAGATTACAGATTTCATGGTTTACTGTGTGCACGGaatattacatgtattttagcAGTCACGTTTCACACCAGCCCGTGGGCACACCTGCACGCGTGTGCATTCAGTAGTATTTACCAAGCACCCTCCAcgtgtcaggccctgtgctcagcgcCGGGTCCCAGATCGGGATGACCCTGGACAGCTCTGGAAGCTAAGCCTTACAAGGAAGACAGATGCCATTTGTTTGCAGAGCTCTCCCGAGGGGTCTTATCGCTCAGGTTTGGGCGCCAAACGCTGCCCCTCCGCAAGCCTTCTGGTTTCCGGATCTGGAGCGATTGCTGAAAcgctttcttctttgctttccgTTCCGGTGCCCCCAGCCTCGCATCCTGCTGTCAGCCCTGGCTCGCCCCCGAGCAAGGACGCTGCTCTCCTTGGCAGTCTGGCCGGGCGGCTGCTTGAATGTGTGCAGGAACTTGGGGAAGGGAAAGGCGAGAACGGGAAAGAATGGCCCGGGGAGGAACCCGGGAAGCAGTGGGAGGTCTGAGCCCTCGGAGCCCCGCGCGAGCCCGCCCCGGGCCTATTTGGCACAAGCTCCTCCCGGCCGCCAGGCGACTGAGCAAAGGCCGGCCTCGACGCGCACCCGGCCTTTTGTGGGAGGGAAAcacaaaggagagggaaaaacacgTCTTCCGTTTTGACGGAGGAGGCCGACAGCTTCTGGATGCCTGGGCCAGCCAGGAACTCCCAGAGCCCGGCTGATTAGCCTCGGCAAGTCTCCGTTTCGCGGGAAGGGGCTGCGGCGTTGCCCAGGACCCACCCAGGACGTGCACACCAGGCGCCCGGCTCAAGAACAGGGCAAATGCCAGGACGCCTCTGGGACGCACGAGGGCAGGCGCCAGCGGCTGGCTCAAGTTTTTGATTATTCCTGGAGCGGGGGTAGGAGGGCtcaaagacccagagagaggagtCCAGCGACCTGGGCTCCCTTAGCCCAGGGGGACACAGACCACCCCTACCTCCCAGAGCGACTTTCTGACAACCACAGAATGTTGGAGGATGCTGGGGGGAGAAGGGGTCTCCAGCCCAGAGCTGCCAGGCAGCTGAGCTCCGGGCTTGGGGAGTGAGAACCGCGAGGTGCCGCTGCACAGCCCAGAACAGCCACCACTGCCCCTGGCTCAGTGGCACGGGTTTGGGGCCTGGGGAGTATCCATACGGGCGTTCACGAGAGAACCTGGCGAAGAAGCCAGCTCTCCGGCCCGCTGCACTCTGCCTTCCCAGGCTTTAAATACGCAAGGTGCCACAATGAGCCCCTCAACCTTTGCCCCTGCTTCCAACTCCAGCCTCTGCAAGGAGCGCTTAAAGAACCCCAGACACTCTCAGGGACCGAAGGACGAAGGACAGTTGCCGGTGGCAGGCAACAAAAGAAGGAACCAGGGCTCCAGGACACGTGCCGCCCTCTGGACTAACCTCAGCGTCTGTAACCCAGGCGCTCGCAGGGCGCGCCAGCCGGTGTTATTAGATACACAGGGGTGCGCACAAGTGGGCTGGTGGCCCCACGGCTCACATTCCCACGAATGTCTTCACTGCCTGTGGTCGGGGAGGCCCAAAGGAACCATTGTCTAATACCTATTCCAGTTACTCTCGCTCCCCACTCCAGCCCCCTGCCTTCCACCTTGTGACAGATTCTCCTAAATCCACGGTTATGGGCCATCTTCCATAACCGTTGGACGACATATCCCCACACTTCAGTTCTTCATGCTTGAAGCACACATTTAATGGGTGGCTGTGGAGCCAACCAGGAAACACACCGGTTGAAAAATTATGCTCCAGAAAGCACGAGAGGAGAGGCGAAGGCGAGAACCCACTAGATTTTCTCTCATAGTCTTACTCGGTCATTGGGAGCAATACGGTGggcttatttttgtatttattttgtactttcccAATTTGAAAGTAggacaaacaaaaattactttgtttttgacGCAGTACAGGGAAAGTAAAATTTCCCAAACAACCACATAAACAGAAGAAGGAGGGCTAGGGTGTGCttgtgtatgtgtctgtgcaATATAAAGGGCTAGGATCCGGGATCTGCAGAACCAAGCTTCTGTATTCGAAAGGTATGGACGTAAGGAATCCAGCTCGGGGAAGAGGTTAGAGATACCCGGCTGCCACTACTCTAAGGAACTGCCAGCGCAGCCATCTGTGCCGTAAAGGGTTAGCAGTGTTTTCTGTAGGTTTGCTATAGACACGGTCTCTTGATTTtcccgtctgtaaaatgggttggATGCGTCAGGACCACTAAACTATCTCAGTTAGCCGCTTCTCTAAGATCAAGTTTAATCCCTgatggggggggatccctgggtggcgcagcagtttggcgcctgcctttggcccagggcgcgatcctggagacccgggattgaatcccacgtccggctcccggtgcatggagcctgcttctccctctgcctatgtctctgcctctctctctctgtgtgtgtgtgactatcataaataaaaattttaaaataaataaataaataaataaataaataaataaaatccctgatGGGCAGGAGTTTCGGGGTTTAGTGGCCAAGCTGAGATTGGTAAAAAGGTGTCTGAGTACCGCTGCAAGTAGCTGGATCTTGCTGTCTGGCCCTTAAACGGTTTTTTTTCCCACCCCCCAGACTAACTAGCGTCTCCCTCCTACCCCACAGCGTGGTCAGGACCACAAGGATGATGCTGAAAATACCGTCATCGGCTCCAGAGCTAATAAATGAGGGGACGGGAGGGCTCTTAACTTTGGACTCCAGACTCTGCCTTCCGTTAGTGCGGCTCCCGTGGGGGGAAATACCTCGTCCCTGTGTCTACCCCATTCTCAACTTTAGGAGCGGTAGTGATTTCTTTCAAAACACGCTTCAGGAGTAGGTCCCCTCCGCCTCGCAAGGCCCTGCCCCCAGCTGGGGGCGCTACCAGCCCTCCGCCGAGGAGCCGAACCGCCAGCTCCCGGAGGCGCGCTTAGCTTGGGAAGAAAGTAGGGGCTTTGTGCCTGGGCTGTCCTTTACATTTGGGGTTCAAAATGCCCACGTGTGGATGAAACCCTTGAGACGGGGACAGGCCACgagaacagagagggagatgAAATGCAAAACGCAGGAGACTCCAGCCCCAGCTGCCTGCAGGGCCGGGGTTACTCGCGCGCATCCCCAAAGCTCGGGTCGCGCTGGGTGTCAGCTTAGTTTTCTGTCTGCAGACACCCCCgggccaccccagcccccagcctgacTCTGCGGTCACCGCATTTTTACAGCAATTTGACAACACTCCCTCTCTCCCCGTCTCAGCTGCATTCTCTGCTGGCCGCGGTACTTCCCCGGCGAgcccgccctcctcctccccctcgcCTCTCACACCCCCTCCGCGGGTTCCTCCTCCAGTCCCTCCCCAAGAATCTCCCGGCCGCCGGCGCCCATTGGCTGTGCGCGGGGAGGAGGCGTGTGCGGGCCGGGCGAGTTTCATTGAGCGGAATTAGCCGGGATGACATCAGCTTCCCAGCCCCCCGGGCGGGCCCAGCTCATTGGCGCGGCGGCCCCTCCAGGACCCGCACATTGTTCCCCGCCCCCGCCTCGGCcaccgccgccgcggccgccgccgccaccggGCTATAAAAACCGACCGAGCCCCGAAAGGTGCGGATGCTTATTATAGACCAGCGAGACCTCGGCGCCCGGAGCCCGGTTCTCCGCTGCGGCTTTCGGGAACCAGCTCCTCTAATTGCATCCACAGTAAGTGTccccgcccccagcagccccagtcTACATCCCGGGGACAGACGCCCCTCAACTGGCCTGCGACCCAGGGAAGCTTCGTTACAGAGGGCCCCGATCCCGGCCCTGCCCGCCAGTTCCCCCGAGCGGTTTCGCTGCCCCGGCTCTCCCCGCAGCATCCCCTTCGCCCCAAAGCGAGAAGTCGGGGCGACCACAGCTCCTTCTGCCCAAGTCTCGGTCAGCTGGCAAagctccccgcggccccccggACGCAGCGCGTGTTATCTAGGCTCGCGGGCGCTGGGAGCCTGCGGGTGTTTGCTGCGCGGTGTCGATGGAGATAAGGTCGATGCGTTTGAGAAACCAAATAAATACTTCTCTATTTAGAGCCTCtctattccccccaccccaccccaccccccaaaaaccTCCCTCACTTGCCATTCCATCCCTGGGGATTCAGCCTCCCGGTTCCCAGTTGCAGGCATAAAGCTTCCAGAGTGCCACCCTCACCGAGGGGCAGCCAGTGCTCCCTGGAATAAAACAACCTGTGGATGAGAGCGGAGGAGGTGGTGATGGGAGGGATGAGGGGGGTCATTTCGTGCGTACCTGGGTGCCGTTGACCGAAGGCCGGACACAGCGAGGTGGTCACGGAGCGACCGGCCACCGGCCCTGGACCTCGCGCTGCGGTGCAGGCGGGaacagcttctctctctgtctctctgtctgtctgtctcacgCTCCATCGCgatctctctctcctgtctcttctcCTCTTTCGCAGGAGGCGTGCGTAAAGCTCCgagggcccagggagggagggaggaccctGCCAAAGCTGCGACTATCCCCGGGGGCCATGGACTCGGACGCCAGCCTGGTGTCCAGTCGCCCGTCGTCGCCAGAGCCCGATGACCTGTTTCTGCCGGCCCGGAGCAAAGGCAGCGGTGGCGGCGGCTTCACGGGAGGCACCGTGTCCTCGTCCACGCCGAGCGACTGCCCGCCGGAGCTGAGCGCAGAGCTGCGCGGCGCCATGGGCGCGGCGGGCGCGCACCCCGGGGACAAGCTGGGCGGCGGCGGCTTCAAGTCCTCCTCGTCCAGCACCTCGTCGTCCGCTTCGTCGGCGGCCGCGTCGTCCACCAAGAAGGACAAGAAGCAGATGACGGAGCCCGAGCTGCAGCAGCTCCGCCTCAAGATCAACAGCCGCGAGCGCAAGCGCATGCACGACCTCAACATCGCCATGGACGGGCTGCGCGAGGTCATGCCTTACGCGCACGGCCCGTCGGTGCGCAAGCTCTCCAAGATCGCCACGCTGCTGCTGGCGCGCAACTACATCCTCATGCTCACCAACTCGCTG
The sequence above is a segment of the Canis lupus dingo isolate Sandy chromosome 31, ASM325472v2, whole genome shotgun sequence genome. Coding sequences within it:
- the OLIG2 gene encoding oligodendrocyte transcription factor 2, translated to MLIIDQRDLGARSPVLRCGFREPAPLIASTEACVKLRGPREGGRTLPKLRLSPGAMDSDASLVSSRPSSPEPDDLFLPARSKGSGGGGFTGGTVSSSTPSDCPPELSAELRGAMGAAGAHPGDKLGGGGFKSSSSSTSSSASSAAASSTKKDKKQMTEPELQQLRLKINSRERKRMHDLNIAMDGLREVMPYAHGPSVRKLSKIATLLLARNYILMLTNSLEEMKRLVSEIYGGHHAGFHPSACGGLAHSAPLPAATAHPAAAAHAAHHPAVHHPILPPAAAAAAAAAAAAAVSSASLPGSGLSSVGSIRPPHGLLKSPSAAAAAAAAAPLGGGGGGGGGGGGFQHWGGMPCPCSMCQVPPPHHHVPAMGAGSLPRLASDAK